Proteins encoded together in one Catellatospora citrea window:
- a CDS encoding RICIN domain-containing protein: MNIAPSHRPRRRGAPAARILTVITLAAAAMASPLPAAAADESIAVNFSVTSGSPTYRASGWIYGMTEDASGPADHFYTDVKFRYMRAGGAQLDSPGGWVSGRYQRRWNATLAQARRTNALGGQFVILPHDLWGADGYAISRFPGDNGDWTDYDNFLTRLISDVRAAGITVQWDIWNEPNLNLFWNRSQAQYFELWRRTYQRLRAEFPNHLIVGPSHAGVPSTSTGWWTQYLDFVKANNVVPDIVSWHSLPSDPVANVNAANSSLNARAIPHPRPYQINEYGASNEQNPGDGSWYIARLERAGADGLRANWASAGNLHNDLGNLLTRNASGVHQPKGEWWVYNFYGSQTGQIAQTTPSTAYDAFATKDTGVARILVGGGGTTGNIAVNLQRLDTTSGIVQNNQVRVLAQRIPYNGGGAVAGPVTVQDTTVTLSSNATTVNLPHTNIDETFTITLLPPSSGGGGAFQSTAVAQHSQLCLENPNASTANGTQQRQYTCNSSTQQQWNFQPVAGVADTYTVVNQQSGKCLDVNGVSSADGAAVIQWTCNSSSPNQQFALRKVTYSGNDSRDYQLVARHSGKCVDVSQISTASGALIHQWTCNPTSQGSPLNQTWRLPGR, from the coding sequence GTGAACATCGCACCGAGCCACCGACCCCGACGCCGCGGCGCACCAGCCGCGCGCATCCTCACCGTCATCACCCTGGCCGCGGCAGCCATGGCCAGTCCACTGCCCGCCGCGGCGGCCGACGAGTCGATCGCCGTCAACTTCTCCGTCACCAGCGGATCGCCGACCTACCGCGCGTCGGGGTGGATCTACGGCATGACCGAGGACGCATCCGGACCCGCCGACCACTTCTACACCGACGTGAAATTCCGCTACATGCGCGCCGGCGGCGCGCAGCTCGACTCCCCCGGCGGCTGGGTCTCCGGGCGCTACCAGCGCCGCTGGAACGCCACCCTCGCCCAGGCCCGGCGCACCAACGCCCTGGGCGGCCAGTTCGTCATCCTCCCGCACGACCTGTGGGGCGCCGACGGCTACGCCATCTCCAGGTTCCCCGGCGACAACGGCGACTGGACCGACTACGACAACTTCCTCACCCGGCTGATCAGCGACGTACGCGCTGCCGGGATCACCGTGCAGTGGGACATCTGGAACGAACCCAACCTCAACCTGTTCTGGAACCGGTCCCAGGCCCAGTACTTCGAACTCTGGCGGCGCACCTACCAGCGGCTGCGTGCCGAGTTCCCCAACCACCTGATCGTCGGCCCCAGCCACGCCGGGGTGCCCAGCACCTCCACCGGCTGGTGGACGCAGTACCTGGACTTCGTCAAAGCCAACAACGTCGTGCCGGACATCGTCAGCTGGCACAGCCTGCCCAGCGACCCCGTCGCCAACGTCAACGCCGCCAACAGCAGCCTCAACGCACGAGCCATCCCCCACCCCCGCCCCTACCAGATCAACGAGTACGGCGCGTCCAACGAGCAGAACCCCGGCGACGGCTCCTGGTACATCGCGCGCCTGGAACGCGCCGGCGCCGACGGCCTGCGCGCCAACTGGGCCAGCGCCGGCAACCTGCACAACGACCTCGGCAACCTGCTCACCCGCAACGCCTCCGGAGTGCACCAGCCCAAGGGCGAATGGTGGGTCTACAACTTCTACGGCTCCCAGACCGGCCAGATCGCGCAGACCACACCCAGCACCGCCTACGACGCGTTCGCCACGAAGGACACCGGAGTCGCCAGAATCCTCGTCGGCGGCGGGGGCACCACCGGCAACATCGCCGTCAACCTGCAGCGCCTGGACACCACCAGCGGCATCGTCCAGAACAACCAGGTACGCGTGCTCGCCCAGCGCATCCCGTACAACGGCGGAGGCGCCGTCGCAGGGCCCGTCACCGTCCAGGACACGACCGTGACCCTGTCCAGCAACGCCACCACCGTCAACCTGCCACACACCAACATCGACGAGACGTTCACCATTACCCTGCTCCCGCCCTCCAGCGGCGGTGGCGGCGCCTTCCAGTCGACCGCCGTCGCCCAGCACTCGCAGCTGTGCCTGGAAAACCCCAACGCCAGCACCGCCAACGGCACCCAGCAACGGCAGTACACCTGCAACAGCAGCACCCAGCAGCAGTGGAACTTCCAGCCGGTCGCCGGCGTCGCCGACACCTACACGGTCGTCAACCAGCAGAGCGGCAAGTGCCTGGACGTCAACGGCGTGTCCTCCGCCGACGGCGCGGCGGTCATCCAGTGGACCTGCAACAGCAGCTCGCCGAACCAGCAGTTCGCACTCCGCAAGGTCACCTACTCCGGCAACGATTCGCGCGACTACCAGCTCGTCGCCCGGCACAGCGGCAAGTGCGTCGACGTCAGCCAGATCTCGACCGCGTCCGGAGCGTTGATCCACCAGTGGACCTGCAACCCGACCAGCCAGGGCAGCCCGCTCAACCAGACCTGGCGACTCCCTGGTCGCTGA
- a CDS encoding PPOX class F420-dependent oxidoreductase, with product MAHDMSPEQVRSFLSDGTRTAKVATVMKDGQPHVMPVWFVLDGEQIVFTTGADTVKGRNLRRDPRIALVVEDDEPPFAFVHVRGRVTLHEDLADLRRFATAIGARYMGKPRAEEFGHRNAVPGELLVRVTPERVIAEAAVAGY from the coding sequence ATGGCGCACGACATGAGCCCTGAGCAGGTTCGGTCTTTCCTCTCTGACGGCACCCGCACCGCGAAGGTGGCGACCGTGATGAAGGACGGACAGCCGCACGTGATGCCGGTCTGGTTCGTGCTCGACGGGGAGCAGATCGTGTTCACCACCGGGGCGGACACGGTCAAGGGCCGAAACCTGCGGCGCGATCCGCGTATCGCCCTGGTCGTCGAGGATGACGAGCCGCCGTTCGCGTTCGTGCATGTACGAGGGCGGGTGACGCTCCACGAGGATCTCGCTGACCTGCGGCGGTTCGCCACCGCGATCGGCGCCCGTTACATGGGCAAGCCCCGAGCAGAAGAGTTCGGGCATCGAAACGCGGTGCCGGGGGAGCTGCTGGTGCGGGTCACCCCCGAGCGCGTCATCGCCGAGGCCGCAGTCGCCGGATACTGA
- a CDS encoding LacI family DNA-binding transcriptional regulator: MNIGEIARLAGVSRSTVSYALSGRRTVSDETRKRIEQVIAQAGYRPNAAARALKEGRTRTLGLVIPPASQRLTDMQLGFVASVVEAAARADLDVLLSPSGGDHDRSFERVITGQRVDGVILMEIRLDDARVTRLQQAGLPFVTIGRTAHPENMSWIDVDYAGLIGRCVHHLADLGHRHVALINRSAELVAAGYGPSHRALTGFTDAATQRDLKGITVCCADDAAAGQACMEQLLTEHPQITAIATVNEAALPGVQRALDDAGLAVPRDFSITGVVAQHWAEDFRPPLTAADVPAHDIGARAVELLQQRIAEPDSAPRHLLMAPPIALRASTGPAAARIAGH, translated from the coding sequence GTGAACATCGGCGAGATCGCACGGCTGGCTGGCGTGTCGCGCAGCACCGTTTCGTACGCGCTCAGTGGTCGGCGAACCGTGTCGGACGAGACCCGCAAGCGCATCGAGCAGGTCATCGCCCAGGCCGGCTACCGGCCCAACGCCGCCGCGCGGGCCCTCAAGGAGGGCCGCACCCGGACCCTCGGCCTGGTCATCCCACCGGCGAGCCAGCGCCTGACCGATATGCAGCTCGGCTTCGTCGCCAGCGTCGTGGAGGCCGCCGCGCGGGCCGACCTCGACGTGCTGCTGTCCCCGTCAGGTGGCGACCACGACCGCTCCTTCGAGCGCGTCATCACCGGCCAGCGCGTCGACGGCGTCATCCTGATGGAGATCCGGCTCGACGACGCCCGAGTGACCCGCCTGCAGCAGGCCGGACTGCCGTTCGTCACGATAGGCCGCACCGCGCACCCCGAGAACATGTCCTGGATCGACGTGGACTACGCCGGCCTCATCGGCCGCTGCGTGCACCACCTGGCCGACCTCGGCCACCGGCACGTCGCTCTGATCAACCGCTCCGCCGAACTGGTCGCCGCCGGTTACGGGCCGAGCCACCGGGCACTGACCGGGTTCACCGACGCGGCCACCCAGCGCGACCTCAAAGGGATCACCGTGTGCTGCGCCGACGACGCCGCGGCGGGGCAGGCGTGCATGGAACAGCTGCTGACCGAGCACCCGCAGATCACCGCCATCGCCACCGTCAACGAGGCCGCCCTGCCCGGCGTGCAGCGCGCCCTCGACGACGCGGGCCTGGCCGTCCCCCGCGACTTCTCCATCACCGGCGTGGTGGCCCAGCACTGGGCCGAGGACTTCCGCCCGCCGCTGACCGCCGCCGACGTGCCCGCACACGACATCGGCGCCCGCGCGGTGGAGTTGCTGCAACAGCGCATAGCCGAACCCGACTCGGCACCGCGGCACCTGCTGATGGCGCCCCCGATCGCACTGCGCGCCTCGACGGGCCCGGCCGCAGCCCGGATCGCCGGGCACTGA
- a CDS encoding sugar ABC transporter substrate-binding protein, translating to MAVTAGTVACSSADPATDPAGTTYTIWDPYPQYDGSSDWVKLLNKCGADAGVTITRTGYDTTDLTNKVLLAAQQANAPDVLIVDNPVISTLAEAGVLASSDDTKLDTTAISANLLGAGQSGGKTYGIPIGANTLALYYNKAVLKAAGVDIASVTDWNSLTAALAKVKAAGKKGITFSAIGTEEGSFQFLPWYWGSGANLTKLDSPQAVAAVSLWTDWVKQGYAPNSVINNTQTTSWQEFATGEYAFAENGTWQLGNAKKAGFEYGIIPVPGVDGGTAAAPTGGEFVSVPVQKDTARYTTTQKLVSCLASTDNSLATVTALNYIAPTEAVQAKQVAANAELQVWVAAVKAAKGRTGDNLGTDYPKISQQLWTAVQAALSGSKTPQAALTDAQTAAAAATK from the coding sequence GTGGCAGTCACAGCCGGTACCGTGGCCTGCTCCTCGGCCGACCCCGCCACCGACCCCGCCGGCACCACCTACACGATCTGGGACCCCTACCCCCAGTACGACGGCAGCTCCGACTGGGTCAAGCTGCTGAACAAGTGCGGCGCCGACGCGGGTGTCACGATCACCCGCACCGGCTACGACACCACCGATCTGACCAACAAGGTCCTGCTGGCCGCTCAGCAGGCCAACGCGCCCGACGTGCTGATCGTCGACAACCCGGTCATCTCCACCCTTGCCGAGGCGGGCGTGCTGGCCTCCTCCGACGACACCAAGCTCGACACCACCGCGATCTCGGCGAACCTGCTCGGCGCCGGACAGAGCGGCGGCAAGACCTACGGCATCCCGATCGGCGCGAACACCCTCGCGCTGTACTACAACAAGGCCGTGCTCAAGGCCGCCGGCGTCGACATCGCCTCGGTGACCGACTGGAATTCGCTGACCGCAGCTCTGGCCAAGGTCAAGGCGGCGGGCAAGAAGGGCATCACCTTCTCTGCCATCGGCACCGAGGAGGGCAGCTTCCAGTTCCTGCCGTGGTACTGGGGGTCGGGGGCGAACCTGACCAAGCTCGACTCGCCGCAGGCCGTGGCCGCGGTGTCGCTGTGGACGGACTGGGTCAAGCAGGGCTACGCCCCGAACTCGGTCATCAACAACACGCAGACCACCAGCTGGCAGGAGTTCGCCACCGGTGAGTACGCCTTCGCCGAGAACGGCACCTGGCAGCTGGGCAACGCCAAGAAGGCCGGTTTCGAGTACGGCATCATCCCCGTGCCCGGAGTCGACGGCGGCACCGCCGCCGCGCCCACGGGCGGGGAGTTCGTCAGCGTGCCCGTCCAGAAGGACACCGCCCGCTACACCACCACGCAGAAGCTGGTGTCGTGCCTGGCCTCGACCGACAACTCGCTGGCCACGGTCACCGCACTGAACTACATCGCACCGACCGAGGCGGTGCAGGCCAAGCAGGTCGCCGCCAACGCGGAGCTGCAGGTGTGGGTCGCCGCGGTAAAGGCCGCCAAGGGCCGCACCGGCGACAACCTGGGCACGGACTACCCGAAGATCTCCCAGCAGCTGTGGACCGCGGTGCAGGCGGCGCTCAGCGGGTCGAAGACCCCGCAGGCGGCGCTGACCGACGCCCAGACCGCGGCCGCCGCGGCGACCAAGTGA
- a CDS encoding carbohydrate ABC transporter permease — translation MNIRTQAPPTRSVDGPSGAAFSAAPPRAARHRAAQVTSQWAAWAFLTPITVYLIAFYAYPLYRNLDLSLRHYTVRSFVYGNAEFIGLDNYRTVLVDPTFLPALGHTVVFTLVSLALQFSIGMALAVFFTQHFRLSVTLRALFLVPWLLPLIVSASTWSWLLNSDSGIVNTALALLGVDPVNWLTSPDWSLTSVIIANVWIGIPFNLVVLYSGLRGIPPHIHEAAALDGATGWQRFWRVTFPLLRPVSAITLLLGLVYTLKVFDIIWIMTKGGPVDSSTTFATWSYRLGFGNPLPAFGPGAAVGNLLIVMAVVFGLIYIRVQRKQQQP, via the coding sequence ATGAACATCCGGACACAAGCACCGCCTACCCGGTCTGTGGACGGCCCGAGCGGGGCGGCGTTCAGCGCCGCCCCGCCGCGGGCCGCCCGCCACCGCGCGGCTCAGGTCACATCGCAGTGGGCCGCGTGGGCGTTCCTCACCCCGATCACCGTTTACCTGATCGCGTTCTACGCTTACCCGCTCTACCGCAACCTCGATCTGAGCCTGCGTCACTACACCGTGCGCTCCTTCGTGTACGGCAACGCGGAGTTCATCGGCTTGGACAACTACCGCACCGTCCTGGTCGACCCGACCTTCCTGCCCGCGCTGGGTCACACCGTGGTGTTCACCCTGGTGTCGCTGGCGCTGCAGTTCTCCATCGGCATGGCGCTGGCGGTCTTCTTCACCCAGCATTTCCGGCTGTCGGTCACCCTGCGGGCGCTGTTCCTCGTGCCATGGCTGCTGCCGCTGATCGTGTCAGCGTCGACCTGGTCCTGGCTGCTCAACAGCGACTCGGGCATCGTCAACACCGCCCTGGCGTTGCTCGGCGTCGATCCGGTCAACTGGCTCACCTCGCCGGACTGGTCGCTCACCTCGGTGATCATCGCGAACGTCTGGATCGGCATCCCGTTCAACCTGGTCGTGCTCTACAGCGGACTGCGGGGCATCCCCCCGCACATCCACGAAGCCGCGGCACTGGACGGGGCCACCGGCTGGCAGCGGTTCTGGCGGGTCACGTTCCCGCTGCTGCGCCCGGTCTCGGCGATCACGCTGCTGCTGGGCCTGGTCTACACCCTCAAGGTCTTCGACATCATCTGGATCATGACCAAGGGCGGGCCGGTCGACTCGTCCACGACCTTCGCCACCTGGTCCTACCGGCTCGGCTTCGGCAACCCCTTGCCCGCGTTCGGGCCCGGCGCCGCTGTCGGCAACCTGCTCATCGTCATGGCGGTCGTCTTCGGCCTGATCTACATCCGCGTCCAGCGAAAGCAGCAGCAACCATGA
- a CDS encoding carbohydrate ABC transporter permease → MTTKRSGAKTAAGLAATAVMLFPVYWMINVSFTSDQRMRKSPPDWFPVDGTLDGYRAVLDQQLPYLGASLIVGLGTVALTLAVAAPAGFALAKLRPRGGGVLSFLLLVAQMIPGIIMAMGYYAFLLNIGMLNTLPGVIIADTTIAVPFAVLIFTAFMAGIPDEIMQAAVTDGAGTLRTFWSVIMPVSRNATVTVSLFAFLWAWSDFVFASTLDSGGTLRPITLGIYHYIGNNNQEWNAIMATAVVASIPATVLLVLAQRYVAAGVSAGAVKD, encoded by the coding sequence ATGACCACGAAGAGGAGTGGGGCCAAGACCGCCGCCGGCCTGGCGGCGACCGCGGTGATGCTGTTCCCGGTCTACTGGATGATCAACGTCTCGTTCACGTCCGACCAGCGGATGCGCAAGAGTCCACCCGACTGGTTTCCCGTCGACGGCACTCTCGACGGCTACCGCGCCGTACTCGACCAGCAGCTGCCATACCTGGGCGCCAGCCTGATCGTCGGCCTGGGCACGGTGGCGCTCACCCTCGCTGTCGCCGCCCCCGCCGGGTTCGCCCTGGCCAAGCTGCGTCCCCGGGGCGGCGGCGTGCTCAGTTTCCTGTTGCTGGTCGCGCAGATGATCCCCGGGATCATCATGGCGATGGGCTACTACGCCTTCCTGCTCAACATCGGCATGCTCAACACGCTGCCCGGTGTGATCATCGCCGACACCACCATCGCGGTGCCGTTCGCCGTACTCATCTTCACCGCGTTCATGGCCGGCATACCCGATGAGATCATGCAGGCCGCGGTGACCGACGGCGCAGGGACACTGCGCACCTTCTGGTCGGTGATCATGCCCGTCAGCCGCAACGCCACCGTCACCGTGTCGCTGTTCGCGTTCCTGTGGGCGTGGTCGGACTTCGTCTTCGCCAGCACGCTGGACAGCGGCGGCACGCTGCGCCCCATCACGCTGGGCATCTACCACTACATCGGCAACAACAACCAGGAATGGAACGCGATCATGGCCACCGCGGTCGTGGCGTCGATCCCCGCGACCGTCCTGCTCGTCCTCGCCCAGCGCTATGTAGCCGCCGGCGTATCCGCCGGAGCGGTCAAGGACTGA
- a CDS encoding amylo-alpha-1,6-glucosidase translates to MTIVAPQGPVFSLWEIPFSHRGSWFSFSPVIAEKTYADDVHLVSHHSGMHPVLRMVPVTAGRRRVHTTITATPALLTWSHHQGAIAVAYDSDDTVRVTGTGLDLLIAAANPSLTPFTGPYFFRDPADGSHVYTLYETGRRYRITVLSGRLAEVTGEQALGTTERGVVCTGDGRRWEIAIEEYATARTPYRTERRFDEIHADAQTAFNTFVDAVAPWRDEQTPAAELAAYVLWSATVRPAGFLNRPGVLMSKHWMNKIWSWDHCFNALALADGQPDLAWDQFQTPFDHQDPAGALPDSVTHSEILHNFVKPPIHGWTLRQLRRRLPSVLADLNQAYQRLADWTRFWLDHRRAPGSPLAHYQHGNDSGWDNATCFDRERVVESADLAAFLILQMSELADVAAELGLHHEAAAWRRNSEQMHTNLIEHLWTGRRFRARGVLSGQTWTSTSLLDLMPIVLGAQLKPAIGDALAEGIRAHLTPHGLATELPTSPHYTADGYWRGPIWAPSTVLIEDGLRRAGHTELADDISTRFRALCEKSGFAENFDAQTGAGLRDRAYTWTASAYLILAAAHQQRTPRSGDGGSCAAGQSR, encoded by the coding sequence ATGACCATCGTCGCCCCACAAGGTCCGGTGTTCTCCCTGTGGGAGATCCCGTTCAGCCACCGCGGATCGTGGTTCAGCTTCTCGCCGGTGATCGCCGAGAAGACCTATGCAGACGACGTACACCTGGTCTCCCACCACAGCGGCATGCACCCCGTCCTGCGCATGGTGCCGGTCACCGCGGGCAGACGACGCGTGCACACCACCATCACCGCCACCCCAGCCCTGCTGACCTGGAGCCACCACCAGGGCGCCATCGCAGTGGCCTATGACAGCGACGACACCGTCCGCGTCACCGGCACCGGCCTGGACCTGCTCATCGCGGCCGCGAACCCGTCACTGACCCCGTTCACCGGCCCCTACTTCTTCCGTGACCCCGCCGACGGATCACACGTCTACACCCTGTACGAGACCGGCCGGCGCTACCGCATCACGGTGCTGTCCGGGCGCCTCGCCGAGGTCACCGGGGAGCAGGCTCTCGGCACCACCGAACGCGGTGTCGTCTGCACCGGCGACGGCCGGCGTTGGGAGATCGCGATCGAGGAGTACGCCACCGCCCGCACCCCCTACCGGACCGAACGCCGCTTCGACGAGATCCACGCCGACGCCCAGACCGCGTTCAACACGTTCGTCGACGCCGTCGCACCCTGGCGCGACGAGCAGACCCCCGCCGCCGAACTCGCCGCCTACGTGCTGTGGTCGGCGACCGTACGACCCGCCGGATTCCTCAACCGCCCCGGCGTGCTCATGTCCAAGCACTGGATGAACAAGATCTGGAGTTGGGACCACTGCTTCAACGCCCTCGCCCTCGCCGACGGACAACCCGACCTGGCCTGGGACCAGTTCCAGACCCCCTTCGACCACCAGGACCCCGCCGGAGCGTTACCCGACTCCGTCACCCACTCGGAGATCCTGCACAACTTCGTCAAACCGCCGATCCACGGCTGGACCCTGCGCCAACTGCGACGCCGGCTGCCCTCGGTGCTCGCAGACCTGAACCAGGCATACCAGCGGCTGGCTGACTGGACCCGCTTCTGGCTCGACCACCGCCGTGCCCCGGGCAGCCCACTGGCCCACTACCAGCACGGCAACGACAGCGGCTGGGACAACGCCACCTGCTTCGACCGCGAACGCGTCGTCGAATCGGCTGACCTGGCCGCCTTCCTCATCCTGCAGATGAGTGAACTCGCCGACGTCGCCGCCGAACTCGGCCTTCATCACGAGGCAGCCGCCTGGCGGCGCAACTCCGAGCAGATGCACACCAACCTGATCGAGCACCTGTGGACCGGACGACGATTCCGCGCCCGCGGCGTACTGTCCGGTCAGACCTGGACCAGCACCAGCCTGCTCGACCTCATGCCGATCGTCCTGGGCGCCCAGCTCAAACCCGCCATCGGTGATGCCCTGGCCGAGGGCATCCGCGCGCACCTCACCCCCCACGGGCTCGCCACAGAACTGCCCACCTCACCGCACTACACCGCTGACGGCTACTGGCGCGGACCGATATGGGCACCCTCCACCGTCCTCATCGAGGACGGGCTGCGACGCGCCGGGCACACCGAACTCGCCGACGACATCAGCACCCGTTTCCGGGCTCTGTGTGAGAAGTCCGGCTTCGCCGAGAACTTCGACGCCCAAACCGGCGCCGGCCTACGCGACCGCGCCTACACCTGGACAGCCAGCGCATACCTCATCCTCGCCGCAGCCCACCAACAGCGAACCCCCCGCAGTGGCGACGGCGGATCTTGCGCGGCGGGTCAGTCGCGTTGA
- a CDS encoding DUF1963 domain-containing protein — protein sequence MYTTPHARIDVAAVIPQLAPLARTTIRLHPRPGTPTAGQSSMGGPLLWPADEPWPTCDGPQGDDHLDSWPGEPEVPLVPVLQLYAADVPQLPFPAGTDLLQVLWCPFDHAPWGSPRPQLRWRRRADITDPRRLMPSPDTEADQNHIPDPCVLSPEPVTEYPTHDLSLAVWSQIRDQVAQIKQDTGWDYDSDLAVAPGTKVDGYPGWTQQPDWPECACGSQMQHLLTVASWEFNRGDDKRWITMADRPAMAGWAWDSPEDHPWRAIRNPAGLMLGDVGGICLFVCTTCPDRPFDYRFDCS from the coding sequence GTGTACACGACCCCACACGCCCGCATCGACGTCGCGGCCGTGATCCCGCAGTTGGCACCGCTGGCTCGTACGACGATCCGGCTGCACCCGCGGCCCGGCACACCGACCGCCGGACAGAGCTCGATGGGCGGCCCGCTGCTGTGGCCCGCCGACGAGCCGTGGCCGACGTGCGACGGACCGCAGGGCGACGACCATCTCGACAGCTGGCCCGGCGAGCCCGAGGTGCCGCTCGTACCGGTCCTGCAGCTCTACGCCGCCGACGTCCCGCAACTGCCGTTCCCGGCAGGCACCGACCTGCTGCAGGTTCTGTGGTGTCCCTTCGACCACGCGCCGTGGGGTTCACCGCGCCCGCAGCTGCGGTGGCGTCGCAGGGCAGACATCACCGATCCGCGCCGGCTGATGCCCTCCCCGGACACCGAAGCAGACCAGAACCACATCCCGGATCCCTGCGTACTTTCCCCGGAGCCGGTGACCGAGTACCCGACGCACGACCTGTCGCTAGCCGTGTGGTCACAGATCCGTGATCAGGTCGCCCAGATCAAGCAGGACACCGGCTGGGACTACGACAGCGACCTCGCGGTCGCGCCGGGCACCAAGGTGGACGGCTATCCCGGCTGGACGCAACAGCCGGACTGGCCGGAGTGCGCCTGCGGCTCGCAGATGCAGCACCTGCTGACGGTCGCGAGCTGGGAGTTCAACCGCGGCGACGACAAGCGGTGGATCACCATGGCCGACCGTCCGGCCATGGCGGGGTGGGCCTGGGACAGCCCGGAGGATCACCCATGGCGGGCCATCCGCAATCCTGCCGGCCTGATGCTCGGCGATGTCGGCGGGATCTGTCTGTTCGTCTGCACGACCTGCCCGGACCGGCCGTTCGACTACCGGTTCGACTGCTCCTGA
- a CDS encoding ammonium transporter: MNETVWNGATTGWLLVAGALTMLMVPGVAFFYGGMVRAGNVLGTIAQSLAVLALGSVTWVVVGFSIAFSAGNPLFGDLSLTGWADAATRVPGIDLVGVPLPAFVFFQMMFAVVTPALITGATAERWRFSSFAAFTVLWSVLVYAPVAHWLFSPHGWAAQLGALDYAGGAVVHANAGAAALACAWVLGRRRLETRPHNLPIMLLGGALLWFGWFGFNGGSALHPDSVAATAVLNTQLAAATGVLGWAGLERVRVGKPTTLGIASGAVSGLVAITPAAGYVSPLSALVIGLIGGLACQLAVGLKTVLRLDDSLDVAAVHLVGGVVGAVSVGLFASHAVNPKATDGLLLGGGYTLLGAQSLATLAVIGWSLLATVVICRFTDRLFGNRLTARDESIGLDLSQHGETAYVFDRPVGRHAADLPRGDSDHARTSMGGTTR, encoded by the coding sequence GTGAACGAGACCGTGTGGAACGGTGCCACAACGGGCTGGCTGCTGGTGGCGGGTGCCCTGACCATGCTCATGGTCCCCGGCGTCGCCTTCTTCTACGGCGGCATGGTGCGCGCCGGAAACGTGCTGGGAACCATCGCCCAGAGCCTGGCGGTGCTCGCCCTCGGCTCGGTGACCTGGGTCGTGGTCGGGTTCTCCATCGCCTTCAGCGCCGGTAACCCGCTGTTCGGCGACCTCAGCCTCACCGGCTGGGCCGATGCGGCAACCCGCGTGCCCGGCATCGACCTGGTCGGTGTTCCGTTGCCCGCCTTCGTGTTCTTTCAGATGATGTTCGCGGTGGTCACGCCCGCACTGATCACCGGTGCGACGGCCGAGCGCTGGCGGTTCTCCTCCTTCGCCGCTTTCACGGTGCTGTGGTCGGTGCTCGTGTACGCGCCCGTCGCGCACTGGCTCTTCTCGCCGCACGGCTGGGCCGCGCAACTGGGTGCCCTCGACTACGCCGGCGGCGCGGTCGTGCACGCCAACGCCGGCGCCGCGGCGCTGGCCTGCGCCTGGGTGCTCGGCCGCCGCCGCCTCGAAACCCGCCCGCACAACCTGCCGATCATGCTGCTCGGCGGCGCGCTGCTGTGGTTCGGCTGGTTCGGGTTCAACGGCGGATCGGCGCTGCACCCGGACAGCGTCGCGGCCACAGCCGTGCTCAACACCCAACTCGCCGCGGCGACGGGAGTGCTCGGCTGGGCCGGCCTGGAGCGGGTACGGGTCGGCAAGCCGACCACCCTGGGCATCGCCTCCGGCGCGGTGTCCGGACTGGTCGCCATCACCCCGGCCGCCGGGTACGTGTCGCCCCTCAGCGCCCTGGTCATCGGGCTCATCGGCGGTCTGGCCTGCCAGCTGGCCGTCGGTCTGAAGACCGTGTTGCGGCTGGACGACTCCCTGGACGTGGCCGCCGTGCACCTGGTCGGCGGTGTGGTCGGCGCGGTGTCGGTCGGCCTGTTCGCCAGTCACGCGGTCAACCCGAAAGCCACCGACGGCCTGCTCCTGGGCGGCGGCTACACCCTGCTGGGCGCACAGAGCCTGGCGACGCTGGCGGTGATCGGCTGGTCGCTGCTGGCCACCGTCGTCATCTGCCGCTTCACCGATCGGCTCTTCGGCAACCGCCTCACCGCCCGCGACGAGTCGATCGGTCTCGACCTGTCCCAGCACGGCGAGACGGCTTACGTCTTCGACCGGCCGGTCGGCAGGCACGCCGCCGACCTGCCACGCGGCGACTCCGACCACGCCCGCACGTCCATGGGAGGCACCACCAGATGA